DNA from Gammaproteobacteria bacterium:
GCCCTTCAGGAAAATGCGGCGCGGAATGTGCTTGCCGGTGATCAGTCTCATCGTTTTCTCCCTCGGTCCTGCGATTCGTGCTTCGCCGGTCGGCGGCGAAGCGACTCTTTTCTCCTGTATCCGTCTCACGCAACCCGCGGCTGGACCATCCGGCGTCCGTCGCTCGCGTGTTGCGACCAGCGGCTATCTGCTCGACGCCTCCTCGACGACGACGTCGGGTACCTGGCTATAGCGGAAGGCGTCGCTCTCGATCACGCCCGTGAGGAACGACGACATCCTGTAGTCGTTGGCTTCGGCGGCCGCCACGATCGCCCGGATCTCGGGCATGTCGTAGTACTCGACGCGGCGGCCCAGCGCGTATGCCATCAGGTTCACCGTGAAATTGCGAATCAGGGGGATGGGCCGCTGCAGGAGCGCTTCCTGCAGTTGCGACGGGCTCTCCACCGGCGTGCCGTCCCAGAGCGTCCCGCGGGTATCGAGCGGCATGCTGTGTTCGCGAATGCGCCACCGGCCGGTCACGTCGTAGTTGTCCAGCGCCAGGCCGATCGGGTCCATGAACTGGTGACAGGCGGCGCACACCGGGCTCGCGCGGTGACGCTCCATGCGCTCGCGGGTGGTCAGCATGCGGCCACCGTCGCTGCTCTCGATCTGATCGAGATCCGGTACGCCGGGCGGCGGTGGCGGCGGCGGCGTGCCGAGCATGACCTCCATCACCCACTTGCCGCGCAGCACCGGTGAGGTACGGTTGGCGTGGGAGGTGAGCGTGAGGATGCTCCCGTGTCCGAACAGCCCGCGGCGCTTGTCGTCGGGGTACCGGACCCGCTGGAAGGCTTCGCCGGCGACGCCGGGGATGCCGTAGTGCCTGGCCAGCCGCTCGTTCACGAACGTGTAGTCCGCCGTGAAGAGCTCCAGGGCGCTGCGGTCCTCCTGGACGATGTTGTTGAAGAAGAGCTCGGTCTCGGCGAGCATGGCGTTGCCGAGCTGTTCATGGTAGTCCGGGAAGAGCAGGCGGTCGGGATTGACCTTCTCCAGGTCCTCGAGCCGCAGCCACTGGGCGGCGAAGCGCGAGCCGAGCGCCTCCGCGCGCGGATCGGCGAGCATGCGCGTCAACTGTGCGCGTAACATGGTCGGATCGGAGAGCTCGCCGCGGTCGGCCAGGTCTACCAGGGTCTCGTCGGGAAGCGTCCCCCACAGGAAGTAGGACAGCCGCGAAGCCAGATCGAGGTCGGAGATGGGATACAGATCGCCCGCCCGCGCCCCCACCGGCGTTTCCTCCACCCGGAACACGAAGTCGGGGCTGGCCAGGATCGCCTGCAGCGCGGTGCGAACGCCGTCCTCGAAGCCATCGTCGGCCTTCAGGTCGTAGAAGGCCATCAGCGATGCGACTTCGGAGGACTCCAGTGGGCGCCGGAAGGCCTTGCTGCCGAGCCTCTCGACGATCTCGCGCGCGCAGGGGCGGGCATCGGCCGCCGACGAAGGCATGCAACTGAAGATGGCACGCCGGCTGGGCGTGTCCGATATCCCGGTCGGGTTGTCGGGACCGAGAATGACGAGGTCCTTCAGGTGGGCCAGCACGGTGATCCCGTAGCCGGAGCCGCTCCCGATCTTGCGGTCGCTGAGCGACCAGTCATGCGGCGAGAGGATGTCCTCGACGGGTCCGTCCGTCTGTCGAAGGAAGACCGCGCTCACCCGATGCGGTCCCGCGGTCACATGGAACGGCTCGGTGGTGAAGCTCATCCCGTTGGGATCGGCGACGTGCATCCAGCGGTCCACCTCTAGCAGGGCAAGAGGCTCGCCGTCGATGGAGATCTCGATCTGCTCGCCGGGAGTCACGCCGCCGGTGATCTCGCCGGTCGTGGTGTGCTCGAACCAGAGCTGGAAGGTGTAGTCGCCGTCCGCCGGGAAGTTGTGGACCACGCTGACGCCCCCCCGGGTGCCGCGGGGCGCGCCGGGCACGCGATCCCACTGCGAGGCGTAGCCCGAATTCGTATAGGTCACCGAGTTGCTGGGAGCGTCGGGTATCCCGACCGCCAGGCGGCTGATCTCGTCCGCGGCCCGCAGGTAAGCGTCCAGGTTGGTCGGCGAGAGCATCTGGACATCGGCGATGTTGTCGAAGTTTGCGCTCTTGGTGTCGAGCGGCAGGTAGTCGCCGCCGTCGATTTCGAGGTCGAGCAGGTCGCGGATGGATGCCGCGTACTCCGCCCGGTTCAGGCGCTGGAAGGAGCGGTTGCCCGGCGTCGGGTTGCCGGCGGCGGCTTCGTCGATGAGCTGCTCGAGGGTCTCGACCAGCATGACCAGGGTGTCGCCGGCGGGGCGCGGCATTCCGGGCGGAGGCATCATGCCCGCGCGCAGCTTGCGGATCATCTTCTCCGCGGTCTCGGCGGACTCCGGGGCGTTCTCGACGTGGAACGCGGCCAGGGTGAGATTGCCGGTCAGGAGCGCGTCGTTGTGGCACACCTGACAGTACATGCGCACGACGCCCGTCAGGTCTTCGGGGGAGACGTCCCGCGCGACTTCGGCGGCTGAGGAAAGGGGGACGGGCACGGGGTTCTGCTCCGCAACCGGCCCCGACTGATGCCCGACTGCCGCGGTGAAGCCGGCGACCGCCATCAGACTGGCGATGGGTAGCCTCATGACAACTCCGGATATGAGACCCGGTTGCTCGGACCGGTGCCGTCCGCCGCCAGCTTCCCGTCGTTCTGCCCGAGAGCAGGACGAGGTTGCAGGAGACGGCTAACCAGCATAGACAGTACGGTCACAAGACGCGTCGCCGCAAGACTCGCGGACATTTTCAGTCGCGTGCGGGCGCGCGAGCCCACGCGAGAAGCCCACACACGCGCAGTCGGCTCGCACGGACGAACGCCGTGTGCTAACGTGCCGGTACGCCCCTCGGCCCCAGGGGCGGCCGGGTCCTGAAGGACGTGGCCCGGCATGCCTTCCGCGCTTAAGGAGCATCAAGATGAAAGTATGGTCCGCTCTATCCGTTCTCATTCTGGCGGCGGTAGCGTTTCTCGTCATGCGTCCCGGCCAGGCCCCGGACTCGCAGGCCCCCACCGCCATGCAGGCGCCGACGCCCGAAGAACGGGAGGCCGCCTTCCAGGCCGAGATCCGCATGGAAAATCCCATCGCTCCGCTGAACTCCGTATGGATCGAGGAGCTGACCTGGATCGAGGTGCGCGACGCGATGGCCGCCGGCAAGACCACCGCCATCATTCCCACCGGGGGCATCGAGCAGAACGGCCCCTACGTCGCGCTGGGCAAGCACAACTACGTACTCGAAGGGGCGTGCGACGCCATCGCGCGCGAGCTCGGCAACGCGCTTTGCACGCCGATCATCAAGCTGGTGCCGGAGGGCGGATTCGAGCCCAAAACCGGGCACATGCGCTATCCCGGCACACTTACCGTGCGTGACGAGACCTTCCAGATGATGCTTGAGGACGTGGGGCACAGCCTTCACGTGCACGGCTTCGAGCACATCATCTACATCGGCGACAGCGGTGGGAACCAGACCGGAATGGCAGCGGCTGCGGCCGCCCTCAACGAGCGCTGGGGCGAGACCAAGGCGCACCACATCGCGGGCTACTACGACAACGCCGGCGTGGTGGCGCGCATGAACGAGTTGGGGGTGGAGGAAGGCCCCGGCGACGGCTATCACGACACCTACTGGCTGACCTCCATGCAGATGACGGTCGATCCCTCGACCGTGCGCTACGACGAGCGGGTCGCGGCCGGGAAGGCAACGATCAACGGCGTCTCGATCGCTCCCAAGGAGGAGACCATCGCTCTGGGCGAGCAGTTGATGGAGTGGCGCAACAACAAGACCGTGGAGCTGATCCGCGAGGCGATCGCCGGGAACTAGCTTAGTTTATCGGACTAAGCTAACACGGACCCTACTGCCCGGCGCACGGCGCGGGGGCGCAGGTCAGAACGCGAATCCCGCCCTGCGGAAGGCCGCGTTCCCGTCCACCAGCGTGAGCAGGACGCGGTCGCCCAGCTCGAGAATCCCGTCGGGCTCGCGCTCCAGCTCCCACAGGTCCTCGAGGTCGAGCACCACCAGGTCGGCCACCTTGCCCGGCTCCAGGCTGCCCGCCCAGTCGTCCGAATAGGTCAGGTAGGCGTTGTCGATGGTCATCCCGCGCAGCGCCTCCTCGAGCGTGACGATCTGCTCCGGTCCGTGCTGGTCTCCCCAGAGATCCGTGCGCGTGAGCAGAGCGTAGAGCCCGATCCAGGGGCTGTAGGGGGAGGTGCCGTAGTCGGAGCCCACCGCGATGCGCACGCCTGAGTCCAGGTAGCTGCGCATCGGCTTCAGCCGGGCCATGCGCTCCGGGCTCAGGTTGGCGGAGAAAGAACGGCCCTGGTGGTAGATGAACGACGGGTTGACGGCCGCGATGATGCCGTATTCGGCCATCTTGTCGAGCACGCTGGTTTCTTCCTCCATGGGCAGGTAGGCGTGGATGACGCTCCAGCGCAGATCGGCATCGGGGTCTTCGGCCCGGATGGAGTCCATCAGCTTCGCGTAGATGTCGACCGTCTGCTTCATGCCCAGGTCGCCGGTCGAATGGATGTGGGGCTCCCAGCCACGGTCGACGGTCGGGCGCAACTGGGCCTCGCGCACGTCGTCTTCCACCCAGTGGTACCCGTAGTTGGGCTCGCCTTCGATGGTCTCCCAGTCAACGAAGGGCTGTGAGACCCATGAGCTGCGCGTGCCCGCTCCGCCGTCGATCTGCCACTTGGTGCCCCGCCAGCGCAGGAAGCGGTCGCCGAGGTTGTTGAAGGGGAGGGTGGCGAAGTGGGCGTCGATCTCCTCCGGGGACTGGGTGTTCCACATGCCCTCGTAGACCTGCAGGATGCGGAAATGGAGCAGGCCGCGGTCGCGGGCGTCCTGGTAGGCGCGCATCACCCGTCCGCCGCCGCCGGGATCCACGATGCTGGTCACGCCCAGGCTGGTCATCTCGCGGCTCCCGTAGTCGATGGCGCGAATCTGCGCCTCGTAGTCGCGCTGTGGCGGGCTCACCGTGACCAGTTGCACCGCGTTGCCCAGGAACATCCCGGTGGGGACCTCCACGTCGCGTGTCTCACCATCCACCGTCAGCGTGCGCATCTCGCGGAAGACTCTGTCCTCGTAGTTGAACCAGTCCAGGTCCTGGAGCCACCAGTCGGGCCAGGTGGAGGAGTCGGAGTCGTCGATGCCCATCAGGCGGAAGGCGGCGGTGTTGACCGCGACGCCGCGGTACACCCGGCCGAGGCGGACCGGGTTGTCCGGCGTATGCTCGTCGATCTGCCAGCGGGTGAAGGGCCGCTCGTACTTGTGCTCGTCCCAGCCGCGGCTCGTGACCCATTCGCCGGGCTCGGGGTCGAGGCGCTCCATCAGGTCGGCGACCAGTTGCACGATCTCGCCGGTGCTCATCGCGTAGCGCAGGTCGTTCTCGAACTCCGCCTCGATCCCCAACTGGGAGAAATGGAGATGCGAGTCGATCAGGCCCGGCAGGACGACACGGCCCTCCAGGTCGGTCACGCGCGTGTCGGGTCCGGCGAGGGCGAGAACCTCCTCGTCGCCGCCGACCCGCATGATCTCCGAGCCGTTCGGGCCCTGGCGCCAGGCGATGGCCTCCGCAATCGAGAAGTCGTCGTCGACGGTGACGACCTGGCCGTTGTGCAGGATGCGGTCGGGGGTGACGGCGCCCGTGGACGCGCCCTGCTCGCACGCGGCCGCGCCGAGCAGCAGCACGCCCGCCAGGAACGCGGGAAACAGGCCGGCCCGGTGATGCGGGAAGAGGGAATCCGGGTGCCCGGGGGAGCGGTCGAAGCTGGATGCGCGCATCTGTCGTTCCGGTTGTGAGTGGCTGGCAGGAGACACCCGACCAACTTAGGCACCGATCGCCATCATCGCCCGAAATCCGCGCGCGCACTCCGTCGTCCCGAAACCGATCTCCCGGTCAGTTGGGGCTGGTGGTGGGCGAAAGCAACCCCCTCCCCGGAAGCCGGCTCCGGAGAGGGGTGCCCGCGTGGCGCAGCTGCCCGCGCCGGGTCAGCGCACGTGCACGTCAAGCGGCTCGGTCACGAAGTCGGCATGCCCCGCGCCCACGGGGCCGTGCATGAGGCTGAAGACGACCGTCGTCTCGCCTGCCGCTTCACCGTGCAGATGTCCGCCGAACTCACCCGGGGTGTCCTGTTCGAACTCGGCAATGGACTCGTCCGCCACTTCGACCTGCAGATGGAAGTCCTCATCCAGCTCGACCTCGTTTCCTTCGTGGTCCACGAAGTTCACGTTGATGTGAGCCGATTCCTCCCCGACCTGGCCTTCCAGTTCTCCGCTCCAGGCGCCCTCTTCGCCGTCGTACGACGCGATGGTGCGACCACTCATCACCAGGATGACGCCCTCGACCTCCTCACCATGTTCCTCCTCCGGTTCGGTGGCGCTCTCGCATGCCGAGAGAGCGAGGATTCCCGCGGTCAGCAGGGCGAACGACAGGCTGTGTCTCGTATGTGCCATTGTACTTTTCCTCATGGAGTCAAATGTGTGTAGATGATGGCGCGCAGCGTCTCCATGGCGATCCGGGTGATCCGTCTAGAAGACGACGCGATATGCCACGCTGATGGATCTTCCCGCTTCGGGCATGATCTCCTTCACGCGGGACAGGTGGTTTCTGTACTCGGTATTGCCAAGGTTTTCCCCCCGCACGGTGATCACGTTCAGCCGCCCTCCGACCGTGATGCGGATTCCCGCGGAGAGATCGAAAACAGCGTATCCGTCGGTTGCGCTCTCGAAGGGACCGGTCCGGTCCTGGCGGGCCGCAACCCGGGTCTCGGCCTCGACGAACCAGTCGCGCGGCGCGTAGCCGACGGCGAACCGCCCCTGCAGTGGCGGAATCAGCGGAAGCGCTCCGAGCGTACTCCGCTCGCGCACGTCATGCTGATGCTCCTCCGTGGCTGCTATCCTGCCGCGCACGTAGGATGCCACCGCCTCCACGGTCAGATCGCCGACCACCGCCCATTCGAGCGCGCTCTCGAAGCCGGCCAGGACGGCGTCTTCCCCATGGAACTGGAAGATGGGCAGCCGCACCCGGCTCAGCTCTCCGGTTTCGAGAGGGAAGACGTATCCCGAGATGGCGTTGCGGAACAACGTCATCTCCGCGTTGAGCCGGTTTCCGGTGACGCGAGCGAAGAGGTCGATGCCGGTTCCGAGCTCGGTATCGAGCGACGGGTTGCCGACTTCGAAGGCATATGCGGCCAGATGGGGACCCTCGGAGTAGAGTTCGTTGATGCTGGGGGTGCGGAAGGCCCGGGCGAGAGAGGCGCCCACCGTGAGACTGCTCGTCACCCGTGCCAGAGCGCCCACCGATCCCGATGCCGCGGCGAAGGATCTGGTGCGGATGTGGCCGATGTCGGATGAGGTATCCTCCCGGTGCGGTCGCGCGCGCGCCCAGTCGTAGCGCAGGCCGGCTTCCAGGCGCACCGGCTCCAGATCGACCTCTTCCAGCCCGAATACGGCAAAGGAGGTATGCGTGGAATTGGGGGTGTAGAGTCCGCCCCCGAAACCGAAGCTCTCCCAGGATGCCCGCGACCCCACCCCTCCCGACGAAAACGGACCCCAACTCGCGTGGCGGGCCAGGATCTCGCCGCTTACGGTCTGGCGATCGAAGAGCGTTCCCAGAATGTTGGGGGGTTCGATCTCCCTGTGCTCATACCAGGTGTGTCCCGCGTCGATCTCGATGGTCTCGAAGGCGCGCTCGGGCCGAAAGAGACTGCGGAACCGGGTCGCCGTTCGCTCCATCTCGACGCGAACCCCGGCTTCGTGACCTCCGACGAACCCTCCGGGAATGCCATAGTCATTGTCGTAGTAACGGAAGGTGGCGCCGACATGGCCCCAGTCATCCACCCAGGATGTCCCGCCGGAGAGCTCCAGCAGGTCCGTGCTCGTGTTCTTCAGCGTTCCGACCGGAGTCTTCAGGTCGCCGCCGGTGCGACGCGTGAATTCCAGCCGTACGGGGATGTGGTCGGTCAGGCCATAGGTGGCGTTCAGACTCCCGCTCGCCGCGTTGCTGGCGCTTTGGCCCTGCAGTGTGAACGCGCCCGTAAAGTGGTGCGGCACGGACGAGGGCACGTCATCGCGCACGACGTTGATGACGCCGCCGAGAGCATTGCTTCCGTAAAGAATCGCGCCCGGTCCGCGGATTACCTCGATTCGGCGCGCGGACGATGGATCGAGCGCGGTGGCGTGGTCGGGCCCGCTCGCAAACTGGTCGCCGACCCGTTCCCCGTCCTCGAGCATCAGGATGCGGTCTCCGCTGAGCCCCCGGATCACCGGCTGCGCGGAACCCGGTCCCATGCTGGTCACCGCCAGTCCGGGCTCGGACGCCAGGGTTTCCGCCAGGCTTCCGGCAAGCCGGCGCTGCAGATCCTCTCCCGCGAATACGGTGGTCGGGCGCAACGTCTCGTTGGCCGCTCGCGCCACGAGCGACCCGGTCGCCACCACGGCCGGCAGGGCGATGGGATTGGCTTCCAACGCCACCTGCAGCACTTCCGCCCTGGAGGCATCCACTTCGAGCGAAACCGTTCGATAGCCCAGGCGTTCGACGCGCACCGTGAAGATGCCCAGCCCGGGCACGGGCACGTGGAAAGTTCCGTCACCATGGGTGATGGCCATGCGCGCCGTGCCGTCGACGGACACCAGGGCGCCGGCGAGAGGCTCGCTCGAGTCCGCATCGCGCACGACGCCCTCGATCTCGCCCTCGTGCTCGACCTGAGCGGACGAGCTCACGGGCCCGAAAGCCATTGCCAGCACTGCCGGAATCGAACCGGCCAGACTCCTCATCGACATGCGCAGCCTTTCTTGAGCCCCACCGACGTGCCTGCTCATCGTGCAACGGGCCGTGGCGGATATCGCCGAAAACGCTTAAGCGGGTAGCGTGAATCGCGGGATGCACCCACTCCCGCGTAACGAACCGGGTGGAGACTTCCGGGAGGGCCAGCCGCCCGGAAGCGGTCAGACTCGCGGGGGGGCCCTCGGACCGCTCCCGCCCGGTGGAATCGGGCGGTTGGCCCAGGCAGTCGCGGTCGGGGTGCCGAGGCTGGCTTCGGATACCAGCCTGAAGTCGATCGGAATCGCGGTTCCAATGCCTGAAGAGAGCGTGCGCGTCAACTGACACAGCAGATGGCTGTGTCCCGTGTCGCAGTGCTCGCTGCCCTCCCCCTCGACGTGCACGACGGTGCTTGACCCCCGGGCTTCCAGCACCGCATCGGCCGCGGGCAGGGCGGCGAAAACGGCGCACTGAAGCAGCGCGAGGGCCAGGACGCCGAAGCGGCGGGAATCCCGCGAATGAGGAGAGATGTGCTTCAAGGAACTGGCCGTATGGCTGGGCCGCCAATCAAGGGGCGACCTGTCTGGGGCGAACAATCGTTGTCAAGCGCCCGGAAGCCCGGAACTGGTGGGCACAGCCGGACACCTTCCGTCATGGGGCACGTGAGGTCTCCGGGGATGTACCCGGGGTACCCGGGGAAGTACCCACGGAGATCCTGCCGTAGCGCATGAACAGAGCGGGGACCACGATCATGTTCAGGACGGTGGAGGTGGTCAGGCCGCCGAGCACGACCACGGCCAGCGGCGCCTGGATTTCCTTGCCCGGCTCTCCGATCCCCAGCGCAAGCGGGATAAGCGCGAGCCCCGCTGTCAGGGCCGTCATCAGAATGGGACTGAGACGCTCCACCGAGCCCCGCCGGATGCTGTCGGCGAGTGGAACCCCGCTCGCGCACAGATCCTGGTACCGGCTCACAAGGAGCATCCCGTTGCGCACCGCGATTCCGAAGAGCGTGATGAAGCCGACCAGCGTGGCGACGTTCACCGTTCCACCGATCAGCAATACGGCGATCACGCCCCCCGTCAGGGCCAGCGGCAGATTCACCATCAGGAACATTGCAGTCCTGAAGCTTCCGAAGGCGCGAAACATGATGAGAAAGATCGCGCCGACGGAGAACAGCGACAGGACCGTAATGCGGCGGGTGGCGGACTGGCCGCTCTCGAACTGGCCTCCGTATTGGAGGTAGTACTCGGGCTCGAGGTCCAGGTCGGCGGCGATATGCTCCTGGAGTTCGGTCACGGCCCCGATGACATCGCGTTCCGCGACGTTTGCGCTGACCACGATTTTCCGCTGCACGTTCTCCCGGGTGATCATGTTCGGGCCGTGCGCCTGTACGATGGAGCCGAGTTGCGACAGGGGGACGATCGGCCCGGCGGGGGTGGCCATGAGGGCGCTGCCGATGGCCTCCGGATCGGTCCGGTACTCGTCGGCGTAGCGAACCAGCAGGTCGAAGGTTCGCTCTCCCTCGCGCACGATGGATACCGCCTGACCCTGCATCGCGATATTGACGGCGTCCGCCAGAGTCCCCGGGGTGACCCCGTAGCGGGCCATGGTGCGGCGGTTCGCGCGGACCTGCAGCTGCGGCACCTCCGCCTGCTGTTCCATGGAGATGTCCACGAGACCCTCGACCTCATGGGCGATGGTCTCGATCAGGCCGGCGATGTCGCGCAATTCACGGAGGTCG
Protein-coding regions in this window:
- a CDS encoding DUF1592 domain-containing protein, which translates into the protein MRLPIASLMAVAGFTAAVGHQSGPVAEQNPVPVPLSSAAEVARDVSPEDLTGVVRMYCQVCHNDALLTGNLTLAAFHVENAPESAETAEKMIRKLRAGMMPPPGMPRPAGDTLVMLVETLEQLIDEAAAGNPTPGNRSFQRLNRAEYAASIRDLLDLEIDGGDYLPLDTKSANFDNIADVQMLSPTNLDAYLRAADEISRLAVGIPDAPSNSVTYTNSGYASQWDRVPGAPRGTRGGVSVVHNFPADGDYTFQLWFEHTTTGEITGGVTPGEQIEISIDGEPLALLEVDRWMHVADPNGMSFTTEPFHVTAGPHRVSAVFLRQTDGPVEDILSPHDWSLSDRKIGSGSGYGITVLAHLKDLVILGPDNPTGISDTPSRRAIFSCMPSSAADARPCAREIVERLGSKAFRRPLESSEVASLMAFYDLKADDGFEDGVRTALQAILASPDFVFRVEETPVGARAGDLYPISDLDLASRLSYFLWGTLPDETLVDLADRGELSDPTMLRAQLTRMLADPRAEALGSRFAAQWLRLEDLEKVNPDRLLFPDYHEQLGNAMLAETELFFNNIVQEDRSALELFTADYTFVNERLARHYGIPGVAGEAFQRVRYPDDKRRGLFGHGSILTLTSHANRTSPVLRGKWVMEVMLGTPPPPPPPGVPDLDQIESSDGGRMLTTRERMERHRASPVCAACHQFMDPIGLALDNYDVTGRWRIREHSMPLDTRGTLWDGTPVESPSQLQEALLQRPIPLIRNFTVNLMAYALGRRVEYYDMPEIRAIVAAAEANDYRMSSFLTGVIESDAFRYSQVPDVVVEEASSR
- a CDS encoding creatininase family protein, with protein sequence MKVWSALSVLILAAVAFLVMRPGQAPDSQAPTAMQAPTPEEREAAFQAEIRMENPIAPLNSVWIEELTWIEVRDAMAAGKTTAIIPTGGIEQNGPYVALGKHNYVLEGACDAIARELGNALCTPIIKLVPEGGFEPKTGHMRYPGTLTVRDETFQMMLEDVGHSLHVHGFEHIIYIGDSGGNQTGMAAAAAALNERWGETKAHHIAGYYDNAGVVARMNELGVEEGPGDGYHDTYWLTSMQMTVDPSTVRYDERVAAGKATINGVSIAPKEETIALGEQLMEWRNNKTVELIREAIAGN
- a CDS encoding amidohydrolase, translating into MRASSFDRSPGHPDSLFPHHRAGLFPAFLAGVLLLGAAACEQGASTGAVTPDRILHNGQVVTVDDDFSIAEAIAWRQGPNGSEIMRVGGDEEVLALAGPDTRVTDLEGRVVLPGLIDSHLHFSQLGIEAEFENDLRYAMSTGEIVQLVADLMERLDPEPGEWVTSRGWDEHKYERPFTRWQIDEHTPDNPVRLGRVYRGVAVNTAAFRLMGIDDSDSSTWPDWWLQDLDWFNYEDRVFREMRTLTVDGETRDVEVPTGMFLGNAVQLVTVSPPQRDYEAQIRAIDYGSREMTSLGVTSIVDPGGGGRVMRAYQDARDRGLLHFRILQVYEGMWNTQSPEEIDAHFATLPFNNLGDRFLRWRGTKWQIDGGAGTRSSWVSQPFVDWETIEGEPNYGYHWVEDDVREAQLRPTVDRGWEPHIHSTGDLGMKQTVDIYAKLMDSIRAEDPDADLRWSVIHAYLPMEEETSVLDKMAEYGIIAAVNPSFIYHQGRSFSANLSPERMARLKPMRSYLDSGVRIAVGSDYGTSPYSPWIGLYALLTRTDLWGDQHGPEQIVTLEEALRGMTIDNAYLTYSDDWAGSLEPGKVADLVVLDLEDLWELEREPDGILELGDRVLLTLVDGNAAFRRAGFAF
- a CDS encoding TonB-dependent receptor; the protein is MSMRSLAGSIPAVLAMAFGPVSSSAQVEHEGEIEGVVRDADSSEPLAGALVSVDGTARMAITHGDGTFHVPVPGLGIFTVRVERLGYRTVSLEVDASRAEVLQVALEANPIALPAVVATGSLVARAANETLRPTTVFAGEDLQRRLAGSLAETLASEPGLAVTSMGPGSAQPVIRGLSGDRILMLEDGERVGDQFASGPDHATALDPSSARRIEVIRGPGAILYGSNALGGVINVVRDDVPSSVPHHFTGAFTLQGQSASNAASGSLNATYGLTDHIPVRLEFTRRTGGDLKTPVGTLKNTSTDLLELSGGTSWVDDWGHVGATFRYYDNDYGIPGGFVGGHEAGVRVEMERTATRFRSLFRPERAFETIEIDAGHTWYEHREIEPPNILGTLFDRQTVSGEILARHASWGPFSSGGVGSRASWESFGFGGGLYTPNSTHTSFAVFGLEEVDLEPVRLEAGLRYDWARARPHREDTSSDIGHIRTRSFAAASGSVGALARVTSSLTVGASLARAFRTPSINELYSEGPHLAAYAFEVGNPSLDTELGTGIDLFARVTGNRLNAEMTLFRNAISGYVFPLETGELSRVRLPIFQFHGEDAVLAGFESALEWAVVGDLTVEAVASYVRGRIAATEEHQHDVRERSTLGALPLIPPLQGRFAVGYAPRDWFVEAETRVAARQDRTGPFESATDGYAVFDLSAGIRITVGGRLNVITVRGENLGNTEYRNHLSRVKEIMPEAGRSISVAYRVVF